TTCAGCCAGCTCTTGTTGGGGTGACATCAACGGTCTTAGAGGAGTATGATCCTGCTAGGCCAAATGATTATGAAGATTATAggagagagaagaagagaaaaactGCAGAAGAGGAAATGAAACGAGAGCTAGAGAGGCGGCGCTgggaagaggaggaaagggatAGAGAGCGGGAACAAAGGGAACGGGAAGCTGCAGAGAGAGAAGAGAATGGCTATCGATCAAGGTCCTCAGCACTGAGTATATCTGGTGAAGAAGCTTGGAAAAGGCGTGCTGCCAAGAGCGAAGGAGTTACTCCTAGGTCACCTTCTCCACCTTCAAGTGGAGATGGATTTAGCATTGGAAAATCAACAACTGCTGGATTGGGAATTGGTGTTGGTGGCCACATGACTGCTGCACAGAGGATGATGGCAAAGATGGGCTGGAAAGAAGGCCAAGGACTTGGCAAGCAGGAACAGGGTATTACTACTCCTTTGATGGCTAAAAAGACTGACAGACGAGCTGGGGTGATTGTTAATGCTAGTGAGCCTAAATCTGAGAAGAAGGTGAAAAGTTCTAATCTCAATGGTCCACCCACTCGTGTTGTACTTCTTCGAAACATGGTAATATGCTTCTGAATGTTCTTGATTCAAATTCCAAGCTCATCTTGTATCATGCAATTATCTGATACAATCTTATGTTTATATTTTGTGGTATTCTTGTATCATTCTTTCCTTAGGTTGTCGCAACCTAGCATCACATTAATTTTATAGTTCTGaatcttttaatcttttttttttctgagaTGGTAATGGTGGCATATTTCATCAATGCAACTTAATTGGGTATCTGTAAACTGTAAACATTAATAAAGTCAATTGACCTTGAGAATTGGAATATATGGGATTTGGAGATGCTTTATCTTTTATAAAATATAGTCAGCCCCACCTATGGGGATAAGATTTGGTTGTTGTATTTTAATATCATGAAAAGAACTGTTTTTAGTAGCTTTTATCTTGCTTCCTCCTAGAATTAATCTATTTACACCTTAAAATTCCTTGTTTGTGTTGATATATTGGGTACATTTGTTTTCTGGAaaacattttttttgaaaatattttcagtttcttGTGTCTGGTGCATCAGGAAATATTCCAAGTGGAAATCATTTTCCCAGGTGAGTCATTGGCACCACCTCCTTTATCCCCTCTAACAACCCTATCTCCCCCCTTTGGAAACATCCACCATGGCAGAGGTCTTCGTGAGCTAGAGCTTGCTCTGGTGCACCTCCCTCATTGCATAGGTCTTGGTGCCCTGTCACAAGCTCACTCGAGCGGAGTAGGTATCGGGGTGTTGCCTCTCACAAGCTCCCTCAAGGTGGAGTATGCACAAATCGAGCTGCTCTTTCACTTGATCAAATTGGACTGCCTAGAAGCAGAGCTTCCAGCGGTCTCTCTTGATCTCCCTCAAGCCGAAGTGAGTTGGACCGAGCTATCTTATTGGTTGATCTAGTGGGCTAAGCAAGAATTGAGCTTCAGCAAAGCAAGCATGTATTAGCCAGGGCTTGGTCAAGCAGAATAGGTGTGTATCAATTTGGAATTCAATTGGACCTCTAGATCAATTGGGAAAGGGAAGCAAaggaatatattttattttaactagCCAAATGAGGAAAAACTATTTTAGTTCCCTGTAGAAGTTTTTGTCAGAAATTTGTTTGACATGTTATTTTTCTTGAAACAAATACCCTTAGTTTCAAATATTTTCCTGGATCAATTTCAGGAAGTGACTGATCtagatttatttttagtttttatcTTGTTGAAAGTTGAAAGTCCTAAAAGAACTCAGTTATTTGGGAAAAG
This genomic stretch from Zingiber officinale cultivar Zhangliang chromosome 7A, Zo_v1.1, whole genome shotgun sequence harbors:
- the LOC122002768 gene encoding DNA-damage-repair/toleration protein DRT111, chloroplastic-like, with amino-acid sequence MLGGLYGDLPPPSTADEERSSSSSVWSSSAKMAPPTLRKQSIILQPQSVLKNQQSHIKAKSSLTPQVKELGASAPLNLSENGGKAPSFQPALVGVTSTVLEEYDPARPNDYEDYRREKKRKTAEEEMKRELERRRWEEEERDREREQREREAAEREENGYRSRSSALSISGEEAWKRRAAKSEGVTPRSPSPPSSGDGFSIGKSTTAGLGIGVGGHMTAAQRMMAKMGWKEGQGLGKQEQGITTPLMAKKTDRRAGVIVNASEPKSEKKVKSSNLNGPPTRVVLLRNMVGPGEVDDELEDEVASECTKYGTVTRVLIFEITQENFPAEESVRIFVQFERPEEATKALIDLGGRFFGGRTVHASFYDEERFGNNELAPLPGEVAGY